A region of the bacterium genome:
CGTGGGCAAGACGGTCATCGTGATGGAGCTGATCCACGCCATCGCCACCGAGCACGGCGGCTACTCCGTGTTCTGCGGCGTGGGCGAGCGCACGCGCGAGGGCAACGACCTCTACCTGGAGATGAACGAGTCCGGCGTCATCAAGAACACGGCGCTGGTCTTCGGACAGATGAACGAGCCGCCCGGAGCCCGCCTGCGCGTGGCCCTGTCCGGCCTGACCATGGCCGAGCACTTCCGCGACGAGATGAAGCAGGACGTGCTGCTGTTCATCGACAACATCTTCCGCTTCACGCAGGCCGGCTCCGAGGTGTCCGCGCTGCTGGGCCGCATGCCCAGCGCCGTGGGCTACCAGCCGACCCTGGCCACCGAGATGGGCGCCCTGCAGGAGCGCATTACCTCGACGCGCAACGGCTCGATCACCTCGGTGCAGGCCATCTACGTGCCCGCCGACGACCTCACCGACCCCGCCCCCGCGACCGCGTTCTCGCACCTCGACGCCACGACGGTGCTCTCGCGCCAGATCGCCGAGCTGGGCATCTACCCGGCCGTGGACCCGCTGGACTCCTCCAGCCGCATCCTCGACCCGCGCTACATCGGCCAGGACCACTACGACGTGGCCCGCTCGGTCCAGGGCGTGCTGCAGCGCTACAAGGACCTGCAGGACATCATCGCGATCCTGGGCATGGACGAGCTGAGCGACGAGGACAAGCTCGCCGTGCAGCGCGCCCGCAAGATCCAGAAGTTCCTCTCTCAGCCCTTCTTCGTGGCCGAGCAGTTCACCGGCATGGCCGGCCGCTACGTGAAGCTCGAGGACACCGTCCGCAGCTTCAAGGCCATCGTCGCCGGCGAGTACGACCACGTGCCCGAGCAGGCCTTCTACATGTGCGGCGGCATCGAGGAAGTGCTCGAGAAGTTCGAGAAGATGCAGGCGGAAGGCTGACCGATGGCCAACTCCTTCAAGGTCACCATCACCACCGCCGAGCAGCAGCTGCTCGAGACGGACGCCGTGTCGCTGACCCTGCCGGGCATCGCGGGCTACCTGGGCATCTGGGCCAACCACGCCCCGCTGGTGACCGCGCTGGTCCCCGGCGTGGTGACCCTGCGCCACGACGACAGCGACGCCGCCGGCTCGGTGAGCCACTTCGCGGTGAGCCGCGGCTTCGTCGAGGTGGCGAACAACCGCGTCTCGGTCATGGTCGACAGCTGCGAGCCCTCCAACCAGATCGACGTCACCAGGGCCGAGGCGGCGCTGGAGCGGGCGAAGAAGCTGCTGCTGGAGCCGGCCAACGCGAAGGTCGACGTGGCGCGGGCGGAGGCGGCGCTGGAGCGGGCGAAGGCGCGGCTGATCGCGGCCAAGAAGGGGAAGTAGCCTAAGGGTCATCAATCCCTCAAGCAACCCCCGCACGAGCGGAGGGCTGCTGCTTATGGCAGCGATCGCCTAGAGCAACGAGGTCGCCTGTATGCTCGTATCCTGATTTATGTTAGATTTCGGCATCTGTACCAATGATGTCTACTATGCTAACATCATGATTATGAATTCGTCCGAAGTGAGCTACGAAATCTACACGACATCGAGACGGGGTCCAGATAAAGCCCGCAACGGCGATTGTGTGTCGAACACTCTGCTGGAAGAAGATCAGGCCCTGGCGCTGGTTGTCTGCGACGGTGTGGGATCACACGCTTACGACTGGCGGGCGTCGGAGACGGCTTGTAGATCGGTGATCGGAGCGCTGCAGAGTGGCAGCGGCAATCTCAATCGCCGG
Encoded here:
- the atpC gene encoding ATP synthase F1 subunit epsilon, with the protein product MANSFKVTITTAEQQLLETDAVSLTLPGIAGYLGIWANHAPLVTALVPGVVTLRHDDSDAAGSVSHFAVSRGFVEVANNRVSVMVDSCEPSNQIDVTRAEAALERAKKLLLEPANAKVDVARAEAALERAKARLIAAKKGK
- the atpD gene encoding F0F1 ATP synthase subunit beta; protein product: MAENYGRVVQVIGPTVDLEFDSDHLPDILNAIRIADAAKEIDLIVEVAQHTGNNQVRCIAMDSTDGLVRGMKALDTGGPIRVPVGEQSLGRLFNLLGKPIDGKGDVPHPEKTAPIHHAPPSLEDQGESNEVFETGIKVVDLLAPYVKGGKIGLFGGAGVGKTVIVMELIHAIATEHGGYSVFCGVGERTREGNDLYLEMNESGVIKNTALVFGQMNEPPGARLRVALSGLTMAEHFRDEMKQDVLLFIDNIFRFTQAGSEVSALLGRMPSAVGYQPTLATEMGALQERITSTRNGSITSVQAIYVPADDLTDPAPATAFSHLDATTVLSRQIAELGIYPAVDPLDSSSRILDPRYIGQDHYDVARSVQGVLQRYKDLQDIIAILGMDELSDEDKLAVQRARKIQKFLSQPFFVAEQFTGMAGRYVKLEDTVRSFKAIVAGEYDHVPEQAFYMCGGIEEVLEKFEKMQAEG